The Fusarium keratoplasticum isolate Fu6.1 chromosome 4, whole genome shotgun sequence genome contains the following window.
CATGTTAGCGGAGACATTGGAAGGGGCGGACTGCGTTGTTGGCTGGGCACGATGAACCTTGACTCCAAGTCGAAAGATTCCAAGGCATCAAGCCATGATTTTCGCCTCTAGGCGCCCTGACGCTGCTAACAGACGTCTTGGAAGTTCGTAAAGATTTGGATTGGCTTGATTCGGTTCGTGATCTTGACCTGTCGTCTGCCCCCCTGGCTTGACAAGGCTAGGTAACACCACCTGATTTTACGAGCCCATGATGGGGAATAGAGATTTGTTTAAAATGCCTTGGGCTCCTTTTCCCATTTCAAATTAGCTAGCTTTTACGCTCGTCTCATACAGAGTCCATGCATTTTCTTGAACCCTCTCATAGGCCGACCTGCCTCTGATCAACCATGCCCCTATTCCCACTACGGGCCTCCTCCCGAAAACCGTTTCGCTCCCCTTATTGGTCCCAACGATGGCCTCAGTTCATAATACCAGTCGCCATGGTGGGAATCATACTGCAGCTTCTCTTCCTGGCAAACATGTCCTACCTCTACGGCGTCCTCTTTAAGTCTGGGTCCCGAGCTCAGGCGTTGAAGGTGCTTGCAGTTGACTATGACGGTGCTGAAATTGGAAAATCATTGTCACTCGCATATCAAGCACTTGAAGCCAAAACGTTTCCCACTCTTGAGTACCGGTCGATATCCGAGTATCCCAATCCAGATTTACTGCAAGAAGCTGTTTGCAAAGGTGGTTACTGGGGAGCTATCTACACCCACTCCGACGCGTCGACTCGTCTCATGGAAGCTATTCAGGGGGAAAATACAACTGATTATGACCCAAGAAAGACGATTTCTTACATATTCAACGGAATATACTATCCGGTCATCACTTCATCCATTATCGACCCAGGCATGAGGGCCCTTGTCAGCGCAGCCTCTCGGATCTATTATCGTGTTGCCAATGAGGCACGCTCAGCCGTCAACCTCAGCGACCCTGTTTCTTCCAATATATTTCTCAACCCAATTGAGGCTTCTTTCATCGACCTTATGCCTACGAGTCAAGGATCTCGGGTTCTATTCAACACCGTCTCGATGGTTATGCCGATCCTGATGCaat
Protein-coding sequences here:
- a CDS encoding DUF3533 domain-containing protein, with the protein product MVGIILQLLFLANMSYLYGVLFKSGSRAQALKVLAVDYDGAEIGKSLSLAYQALEAKTFPTLEYRSISEYPNPDLLQEAVCKGGYWGAIYTHSDASTRLMEAIQGENTTDYDPRKTISYIFNGIYYPVITSSIIDPGMRALVSAASRIYYRVANEARSAVNLSDPVSSNIFLNPIEASFIDLMPTSQGSRVLFNTVSMVMPILMQFFFSMAMNGIFTETGVFTELSKRDIYLIRLIISKVYTLLCGIGMSGYIWAFREDWGASRGQFFETWMCLWFYMEVNYLVVDSILDVVVPIKFFAFFFLTWIILNVASTIWPFELSAGFYRWSYALPAHSTWTLLMTIWSGGCKAQNEVALPVLSGWWVVGHLTSGWAVRRRCLMNESMDEAKTLEMDGSASVMKDPGQ